In one window of Prevotella fusca JCM 17724 DNA:
- a CDS encoding glycosyltransferase, whose product MRILQVITSLEMGGAETLVVNLIPRLQALGHTVDLCVFNGTETPLTNRLKKESPQTKIYALGHGVYNPLYILKLAKIMRGYDIVHTHNSSPQLFAAIAKVLCSVELVSTEHNTSNRKRDWKWYAPVESWMYGKYRHVICISRIAEEKLREYMRGDWQDETKPRYNRISTINNGVDVHAISNIVPDAGLLSLKEQRKAILMVAGFREAKDQDTIVRALSLLDKNSYEVWFAGVGVRQALVSQLAGKLGVSDRVRFLGLRTDIPNVLRAADIIVMSSHWEGLSLSNVEGMSAHRPFIASDVNGLREVTKGYGLLFPHEDAESLAAEINCLAADEAYYHEVAERCYKRALEFDISKTVSGYNSVYQSVAADGKR is encoded by the coding sequence ATGAGAATTTTACAAGTCATTACATCCTTGGAAATGGGCGGTGCTGAAACTTTGGTAGTTAATTTAATACCAAGGTTGCAGGCATTAGGGCATACTGTAGATTTGTGCGTTTTTAATGGTACAGAAACGCCATTGACTAATAGACTGAAGAAAGAGAGCCCACAAACGAAGATATATGCGCTGGGACATGGGGTTTACAACCCGCTCTATATATTGAAGCTGGCAAAGATAATGAGAGGGTATGACATTGTTCATACACATAACTCATCGCCGCAACTGTTTGCTGCTATTGCGAAAGTGTTATGCTCGGTGGAGCTCGTCTCCACCGAGCATAACACTTCCAATCGCAAACGCGATTGGAAGTGGTATGCCCCGGTTGAAAGCTGGATGTATGGAAAATACCGACACGTAATTTGTATAAGCCGGATTGCTGAAGAGAAACTGCGGGAATATATGAGAGGAGACTGGCAGGACGAGACGAAGCCACGATATAACCGCATATCAACCATTAATAACGGGGTAGATGTTCATGCTATCAGCAACATTGTTCCCGATGCCGGACTTTTGTCTCTGAAAGAGCAGAGGAAAGCGATTCTCATGGTTGCCGGATTCAGGGAAGCCAAGGACCAGGACACGATAGTAAGGGCTTTAAGCCTTTTGGACAAAAACAGTTATGAAGTCTGGTTTGCCGGTGTCGGTGTGCGTCAGGCTCTTGTCAGTCAGTTGGCTGGTAAACTTGGTGTCAGCGACCGGGTAAGGTTTCTGGGTTTGCGCACGGACATACCGAATGTGCTGCGGGCAGCGGACATCATTGTGATGTCTTCTCACTGGGAAGGGTTGAGCCTCAGCAATGTGGAAGGGATGAGTGCCCACCGCCCTTTTATTGCTTCTGACGTGAACGGACTGCGAGAGGTGACAAAGGGATATGGACTTCTTTTCCCGCATGAGGATGCAGAGTCGCTGGCTGCGGAAATCAATTGTCTGGCAGCTGATGAGGCTTACTATCATGAGGTTGCTGAACGCTGCTATAAACGGGCGTTGGAATTTGATATTTCAAAGACGGTAAGCGGATATAACTCTGTCTATCAAAGTGTGGCTGCTGATGGGAAAAGATAG
- a CDS encoding acyltransferase family protein, which yields MAILLVCISHCYFMMSVLESDLSPIIRSLNMPLFMLVCGYFSSRSLEMPMKELCVKKGKQLLIPVISCTAVTVCLYRGGIHREIIGCVWFLKTLFACYLVARVAKSIKLPVEIMFLLSWIVLLFIPYGGTLMINFLYFYFCIGYFIHKYQGRIQAYRAALFFGSAVFFIVSVCCHWAVPCAKVDAGFILHSPMAFVLQLLVGLSGSIVVIGLCEIVYKMSGKGQVAVKVLSKLSTVGRYTLGIYVIQTFIIERTLTVFVKLNEVVISSTFTDFVLIPLIGSALCFVCYYVVRLTQPIKIINILFYGGQKC from the coding sequence ATGGCGATACTTCTTGTTTGTATAAGTCATTGTTATTTCATGATGTCAGTTTTAGAGAGTGATCTCAGTCCGATTATACGTTCTTTAAATATGCCGCTGTTTATGCTGGTGTGTGGCTATTTCTCCAGTCGCAGTCTGGAAATGCCGATGAAGGAGCTTTGTGTGAAAAAGGGTAAGCAGCTGTTGATTCCGGTTATATCCTGCACAGCGGTTACCGTTTGTCTATATAGGGGGGGTATTCATAGAGAAATAATAGGATGTGTATGGTTTCTTAAAACGTTGTTTGCCTGTTACCTTGTGGCACGAGTTGCCAAAAGTATCAAACTGCCTGTAGAAATTATGTTCCTGCTTTCATGGATAGTGCTTTTATTCATTCCGTATGGCGGAACTTTGATGATTAATTTCCTGTATTTCTATTTCTGTATCGGGTATTTCATCCATAAGTATCAAGGACGTATCCAGGCTTACAGAGCAGCTCTGTTTTTTGGCTCGGCGGTTTTTTTCATCGTTTCTGTCTGCTGTCATTGGGCAGTTCCCTGTGCGAAAGTTGATGCTGGTTTCATTCTTCACAGTCCTATGGCGTTTGTTCTCCAGCTGCTGGTGGGGTTGTCCGGCTCGATAGTTGTAATAGGGCTTTGCGAGATAGTCTATAAGATGTCGGGAAAGGGACAGGTTGCGGTTAAGGTTTTGTCAAAGCTCAGTACGGTTGGAAGATATACCTTGGGGATATATGTCATTCAGACTTTTATCATTGAGCGGACACTGACAGTATTTGTAAAATTGAATGAAGTTGTCATTTCATCAACTTTTACAGACTTTGTTTTGATCCCGTTGATTGGTAGTGCCTTGTGTTTTGTGTGTTATTATGTGGTTCGGTTAACACAACCAATTAAAATAATTAACATCCTCTTCTATGGCGGACAGAAATGTTGA
- a CDS encoding O-fucosyltransferase family protein — protein MIGRDILVKLMDCCYREPLMKFRIMKEKRFSLYATGNSYPFVFMVDGRIPHGGMFDRLKGLITIFAISKALGKPFKLNWNYPFVLSKYLEPYQYDWLIDESQMNFGLLSYNNIIAYGEIVNPSRLYKKRSSETHFYYGYNSLDKVNAHFGTDYKWGELYRELFRPTAYLQRYLDQYQTEIGDNYIAIHTRFMNLLGDKTETAINPELGSDNQKNALVESAINSVKKISLQHPGIRIMIASDSMVFIEEIKKAMPDVYIVPGTVKHIDTTGETDDSENIKMFTDYYLISGAQKVYSLWHEGMWKSAFPEYAARIGNVNFERVEF, from the coding sequence ATGATAGGAAGAGATATTTTAGTTAAGCTCATGGATTGCTGTTATCGTGAACCTTTGATGAAGTTCAGGATAATGAAGGAGAAAAGGTTCTCTTTATATGCGACGGGCAACAGTTATCCATTTGTATTTATGGTTGATGGTAGAATCCCACATGGTGGAATGTTCGACAGGCTTAAAGGACTTATTACCATTTTTGCTATATCCAAAGCATTGGGCAAGCCGTTTAAATTGAATTGGAATTATCCGTTTGTATTAAGCAAATATCTTGAACCATATCAGTATGATTGGTTAATTGATGAGAGCCAAATGAACTTTGGTCTTTTGTCATATAATAATATTATAGCTTATGGGGAAATCGTAAATCCTTCCCGTTTATACAAGAAACGTTCGTCGGAGACTCATTTCTATTATGGCTATAACTCCTTGGACAAGGTAAATGCTCATTTTGGAACAGACTATAAGTGGGGAGAATTATATAGAGAACTTTTCCGTCCAACAGCTTATCTTCAACGTTATTTAGACCAGTATCAGACAGAGATAGGAGACAACTATATTGCAATCCATACCCGCTTTATGAACCTCTTAGGCGATAAGACAGAGACAGCTATCAATCCAGAGTTAGGTTCTGACAATCAAAAGAACGCGCTGGTAGAGTCTGCTATCAATTCTGTAAAAAAGATTTCTTTACAGCATCCTGGTATAAGGATTATGATAGCTTCGGATTCTATGGTATTCATTGAGGAAATTAAAAAAGCAATGCCTGATGTATATATAGTTCCCGGAACTGTAAAGCATATAGATACTACTGGTGAAACTGATGATTCTGAGAATATAAAGATGTTCACAGACTATTATTTAATCAGTGGTGCACAAAAGGTATATAGCTTATGGCATGAAGGGATGTGGAAGAGTGCATTCCCAGAGTATGCTGCAAGAATTGGAAATGTGAATTTTGAACGTGTTGAGTTCTAA
- a CDS encoding glycosyltransferase family 4 protein, translated as MKKKLIRVTTADISLDGLLKGQLKFLNQYFDVIGVAKDTGVLQKVREREGICVVDAPLERPISLVKDIKGLWFLYRLFRKEKPWCVHANTPKGSLLAMIAAWFAGVPHRVYTVTGLRYQGAHGFFRRILKGMEICTCFFANKVIPEGNGVKQILQEDHITKKELNVILNGNINGVDIDYFSPDHFTAKTRINGKPYTGSKEDIRKDLNLSKDDFVFIFIGRIVGDKGMNELSDSMKRFQKEGKNVKLLLVGRFETELDPLKSANEDFLRNNPDVRFVGYQTDVRPFFIAADVLVFPSYREGFPNVVLQAGAMGIPSIVTNINGCNEIIKEGQNGKIFPSKDADALFKEMNWCIENRDFIKVMASQSRKMIVDRYRQEEVWKATLKEYKKLEK; from the coding sequence ATGAAGAAGAAACTAATTCGCGTTACCACTGCAGACATATCTTTAGATGGATTGTTGAAAGGGCAGCTAAAGTTCTTGAACCAGTACTTTGATGTCATTGGTGTTGCAAAAGATACTGGTGTCCTGCAGAAAGTCCGAGAGCGGGAGGGGATCTGTGTTGTGGATGCCCCGTTGGAGCGTCCTATCAGCTTAGTGAAAGATATTAAGGGCTTGTGGTTCTTGTATCGTTTGTTCCGTAAAGAGAAGCCATGGTGTGTGCATGCTAATACTCCTAAGGGAAGTCTTTTAGCGATGATAGCTGCTTGGTTTGCTGGTGTACCTCATAGAGTTTATACGGTTACAGGACTACGTTATCAGGGGGCTCATGGTTTTTTCAGGAGAATTTTAAAAGGAATGGAAATCTGTACCTGTTTCTTTGCAAATAAGGTAATTCCAGAAGGAAATGGAGTAAAGCAAATTTTGCAGGAGGATCATATAACAAAAAAGGAGTTGAATGTTATTCTGAATGGAAATATAAATGGAGTTGATATTGACTACTTTTCTCCGGACCACTTTACAGCCAAAACAAGAATAAACGGAAAGCCATATACAGGAAGTAAAGAAGATATTCGTAAAGACTTAAATCTTAGTAAAGATGATTTTGTTTTTATATTCATAGGGCGAATCGTTGGTGATAAGGGTATGAATGAACTATCTGATTCTATGAAACGTTTTCAAAAAGAAGGTAAGAACGTAAAGTTACTTCTTGTTGGACGCTTTGAAACAGAACTTGACCCTTTGAAGAGTGCTAATGAGGATTTTCTTAGGAATAATCCAGATGTACGTTTTGTTGGCTATCAAACAGATGTACGTCCATTCTTTATTGCAGCAGATGTTTTAGTTTTTCCAAGCTATAGAGAGGGTTTCCCTAATGTAGTATTGCAAGCTGGTGCAATGGGAATTCCATCAATTGTGACCAATATAAATGGATGTAATGAGATTATCAAAGAAGGTCAGAATGGTAAAATATTTCCTTCTAAAGATGCAGATGCATTATTTAAGGAAATGAATTGGTGTATAGAAAATAGAGATTTTATAAAGGTGATGGCTTCACAGTCTCGTAAAATGATAGTTGATAGATATCGTCAAGAAGAGGTTTGGAAGGCAACACTCAAAGAATATAAAAAACTTGAAAAGTAG
- a CDS encoding ATP-grasp domain-containing protein, with protein MKCDVIVTYCWNRVGYNIIRSLYEKGLKVVVGDTSSYNICSISKFSVGKFVYRDFKKDEKGFIEDLKKALKEYSPKVLMPTHDESLIIAKHIDELPKDVIYTIESYEKQIQLSDKHKATILSNSVGVPVPRFIDDIKQATYPIVIKTKFGNSAKGVFFPKDYTEAKNILLQYDKKNILIEDFFAGIDYSVDCVRHDGFFQACTYRSLVTKTDGGGTTTQRILVEMPELERYSKLILDKVNYKGVCGIDFKVNEETKEAVFIEVNARFTGGLATPMAGGFDIPYIVYSLFTSGKYEHKIQPRMGTKTKWILGDIITLVGKILRCSLTMKEFKQIMSWNFDAFDDYRKEDKKAILGEFLYYFVKLVKNRNLNP; from the coding sequence ATGAAATGTGATGTTATTGTAACATATTGTTGGAACCGAGTAGGTTATAACATTATTCGTAGCCTTTATGAAAAAGGATTAAAGGTTGTTGTTGGAGATACATCATCTTATAATATTTGTAGTATCTCTAAATTTAGTGTAGGAAAATTTGTTTATCGAGATTTCAAAAAAGATGAAAAAGGCTTTATTGAAGACTTGAAGAAAGCCCTTAAAGAGTATTCCCCTAAAGTCCTTATGCCTACGCATGATGAATCTTTAATTATAGCGAAACACATAGACGAGCTCCCCAAGGATGTTATATATACAATAGAATCCTATGAGAAACAGATTCAGCTGTCTGATAAGCATAAAGCAACTATTTTATCAAATTCTGTTGGTGTACCAGTTCCTCGCTTTATAGATGATATAAAACAAGCAACATATCCGATAGTCATTAAAACGAAATTTGGCAATTCTGCAAAGGGTGTGTTCTTTCCTAAAGATTATACGGAAGCTAAAAATATTTTACTTCAATACGATAAAAAAAATATCTTAATAGAGGACTTCTTTGCTGGTATAGACTATAGTGTAGATTGTGTTAGGCATGATGGGTTCTTTCAAGCATGTACTTATAGATCTTTAGTGACGAAGACAGATGGAGGAGGTACAACAACACAGAGAATCTTGGTTGAAATGCCTGAATTAGAGAGATATTCTAAACTAATTTTAGATAAAGTTAATTATAAAGGAGTTTGTGGTATAGATTTCAAGGTGAACGAAGAAACGAAGGAGGCTGTATTTATTGAGGTTAATGCTCGATTCACAGGTGGTTTAGCAACACCAATGGCTGGTGGTTTTGATATTCCTTATATTGTATATTCTCTTTTCACTTCAGGGAAGTATGAACACAAAATCCAACCTCGTATGGGGACAAAAACTAAGTGGATACTTGGTGATATAATAACTCTTGTTGGCAAGATTCTTCGTTGTTCGTTGACTATGAAAGAGTTCAAGCAGATAATGAGTTGGAACTTTGATGCTTTCGATGATTATAGAAAAGAAGATAAGAAAGCTATTTTGGGTGAGTTCCTCTATTATTTTGTAAAGTTGGTAAAGAATAGAAACCTGAATCCGTAA
- a CDS encoding sugar transferase — translation MFLKWLFDKLASLFGLLFLCPVLLVVAILIKVKMPGPILFCQKRVGQYGKLFTVYKFRSMTVKAEASVASRDSDATSIASTEQCRITPLGEKLRRYKLDELPELWNVLKGDMSFVGPRPDVPGYADQLQGEEREILKLKPGITGPASLKYRDEEELLASVDNPTQYNDEVIFPDKVRLNLYYLKHYSFIKDIQMIICTVLGKKMDYAGEKI, via the coding sequence ATGTTTTTAAAATGGTTATTTGATAAACTTGCATCTTTGTTCGGTTTGCTATTTCTCTGTCCAGTATTATTGGTTGTAGCAATTCTAATCAAGGTGAAGATGCCTGGTCCTATTTTGTTTTGTCAAAAGCGAGTGGGACAGTATGGTAAACTGTTTACTGTATATAAGTTTAGATCGATGACTGTCAAGGCTGAGGCTTCTGTGGCAAGTCGGGATTCTGATGCAACTTCTATTGCCTCAACGGAACAATGCCGTATAACTCCACTTGGTGAGAAACTCAGACGTTACAAGTTGGATGAGTTACCTGAACTGTGGAATGTTCTCAAGGGCGATATGAGCTTTGTTGGTCCACGTCCGGATGTGCCTGGCTATGCCGATCAGCTGCAAGGTGAAGAAAGAGAAATTCTGAAGTTGAAGCCAGGTATTACGGGACCAGCCAGTCTGAAGTATAGAGACGAGGAGGAGCTGTTGGCTTCAGTTGATAACCCCACGCAGTATAATGATGAGGTCATCTTTCCTGACAAAGTCAGACTGAACCTCTATTACTTGAAGCATTATTCATTCATAAAGGATATTCAAATGATTATCTGTACGGTTCTCGGTAAGAAGATGGACTATGCAGGTGAAAAAATATAA
- a CDS encoding DegT/DnrJ/EryC1/StrS family aminotransferase: protein MERNRILLCLAHMSGNEMKYIQEAFDTNWVVPLGPNVNGFEDDLRRFSVSVSPSDERGNFLAKEAYPQTIMPHEDNPDNLWKESLPGLEDKRVVALCSGTSAVHLSLVALGVKAGDEVICQSFTFCASSHPVTYQGATPVFVDSEQETWNMDPVLLEEAIKDRIAKTGKKPKAIIVVYLYGMPAKIKEILAVADKYDIPVVEDAAEGLGSRYAGQVCGTFGAYGVLSFNGNKMITTSGGGALVCPDEAARNNVMFYATQAREGYPYYQHEKIGYNYRMSNVCAGIGRGQMTVLDEHIAHHRHIAHLYEEAFSKIEGITFHANPSPEYDSNFWLNTMVIDPSVKVKGQENAYKTTVQGAVGGAAGVIHSVDDAHTDCEPNANVEAMRVFLDKANIECRPLWKPMHKQPCYKDCPSYVNGVSESLFKVGMCLPSGPLVTDDDVKYIVEKIKEAMA from the coding sequence ATGGAAAGAAACCGTATTTTACTTTGTCTCGCTCACATGAGCGGTAATGAAATGAAATACATCCAAGAGGCGTTCGACACCAATTGGGTTGTACCATTGGGACCAAATGTCAATGGCTTTGAAGATGACTTGAGACGTTTCTCAGTGTCTGTAAGTCCTTCAGATGAAAGAGGAAACTTCCTTGCAAAGGAGGCGTATCCACAAACGATTATGCCGCATGAGGATAATCCTGATAATCTGTGGAAGGAGTCTTTACCTGGATTGGAGGATAAGCGTGTCGTGGCACTCTGTTCTGGTACGTCTGCTGTACATCTCTCTTTGGTGGCATTGGGAGTGAAGGCAGGTGACGAGGTCATCTGCCAGAGCTTCACCTTCTGCGCCAGTTCACACCCCGTAACTTACCAGGGGGCTACGCCTGTCTTTGTTGACTCAGAGCAGGAAACATGGAATATGGATCCTGTGTTGTTGGAGGAAGCTATCAAGGACAGAATTGCCAAGACTGGTAAGAAGCCAAAGGCTATCATCGTGGTTTATCTCTATGGTATGCCTGCAAAGATAAAGGAAATCCTTGCAGTGGCAGATAAGTATGATATTCCTGTGGTTGAGGATGCAGCCGAGGGCTTAGGGTCAAGATATGCAGGACAGGTTTGCGGTACGTTCGGTGCGTATGGTGTTCTGTCATTCAATGGTAATAAGATGATTACCACATCAGGTGGTGGTGCGCTTGTCTGCCCTGATGAGGCTGCCCGCAACAATGTGATGTTCTATGCTACACAGGCACGTGAGGGTTATCCTTACTATCAGCATGAGAAGATAGGCTATAACTATCGCATGAGCAATGTCTGTGCAGGTATCGGTCGTGGTCAGATGACTGTTCTCGATGAGCATATCGCCCATCACCGTCATATTGCCCATTTGTATGAAGAGGCTTTCAGCAAGATAGAGGGTATTACTTTCCATGCCAATCCTTCACCGGAGTATGATTCCAACTTCTGGCTGAACACAATGGTTATAGACCCTTCTGTCAAGGTAAAAGGACAGGAGAACGCCTACAAGACTACGGTGCAGGGTGCTGTAGGTGGTGCTGCTGGTGTTATTCATTCTGTAGACGATGCACATACTGATTGCGAGCCGAATGCCAATGTTGAGGCTATGCGCGTATTCCTTGACAAGGCTAACATAGAGTGTCGTCCTCTCTGGAAACCAATGCACAAGCAGCCTTGCTATAAGGATTGTCCATCATATGTCAATGGTGTCAGTGAGAGTCTCTTTAAGGTTGGCATGTGCCTGCCAAGCGGTCCACTGGTAACAGATGATGATGTGAAGTATATTGTAGAAAAGATAAAAGAGGCAATGGCATAA
- a CDS encoding tetratricopeptide repeat protein, with translation MAVRITGRIIITFVLFLNFYIPATAQKSKDAEELGKALEYFTSAKYHEALLIFQRLDKAYQLNDRFKAYIGLCYYHEWDYEAAADYLEDAIPKLEVLAPHERSVYYYTAAESNFNLKRYKEAVPYYEKTLTVCYEREKGDVYYRLGLCHMFLQSWKTAYDQYMNAEKKYNQFRQGEDVQGRLAQLKRMAAACWAKYEVTLPKDSLRKITDKTTNNNNITIQHKSISTILNSLTSTMLLPPVIPVSIKEIIKEDENIKLEK, from the coding sequence ATGGCTGTAAGAATAACGGGAAGAATAATCATTACGTTTGTGCTGTTCCTTAACTTCTATATTCCTGCTACTGCACAGAAGAGCAAGGATGCAGAAGAGTTGGGAAAAGCGCTGGAGTACTTTACTTCCGCAAAGTACCATGAGGCACTGCTTATCTTCCAACGTCTGGACAAGGCATACCAACTTAACGACCGTTTCAAAGCCTATATCGGACTGTGCTATTATCATGAATGGGACTATGAAGCAGCAGCAGATTATCTGGAAGATGCCATCCCGAAGCTGGAAGTACTTGCTCCACACGAACGTTCCGTCTATTATTATACCGCAGCAGAAAGTAATTTTAACCTGAAGCGGTACAAAGAGGCTGTCCCCTACTATGAGAAAACGCTGACCGTATGTTATGAACGGGAGAAAGGTGACGTCTACTATCGGTTAGGTCTGTGCCACATGTTCCTGCAATCTTGGAAAACTGCATATGACCAATACATGAATGCTGAGAAAAAATATAATCAATTTAGACAAGGAGAAGACGTACAGGGAAGACTTGCCCAGCTTAAACGGATGGCAGCTGCCTGCTGGGCAAAATATGAGGTAACACTACCCAAAGACTCCTTGAGGAAAATAACTGACAAAACGACCAATAACAACAATATAACGATACAACATAAAAGTATATCGACAATCCTCAACTCACTGACTTCTACAATGTTATTACCACCTGTTATCCCCGTTTCTATAAAAGAGATTATCAAGGAGGATGAGAATATAAAACTTGAAAAATAA
- a CDS encoding 2-amino-4-hydroxy-6-hydroxymethyldihydropteridine diphosphokinase, producing the protein MKTVIALGSNFNQTENISKAQALLKQYFKDVRFTEAQCTEPIGIESDNFLNCIGTFETTWTLTQVQQCLKEVEKSMGDSHENHQQGKVLIDIDLAQYGGKIVKEIIWL; encoded by the coding sequence ATGAAGACGGTTATTGCACTTGGTTCAAATTTCAATCAGACGGAAAATATTTCCAAAGCACAGGCATTGTTGAAACAATATTTCAAGGATGTCAGATTCACTGAAGCTCAATGTACAGAACCTATCGGGATAGAGTCGGACAACTTTCTGAACTGTATAGGAACTTTTGAAACAACATGGACACTTACACAAGTGCAACAATGCCTGAAGGAAGTTGAGAAGTCAATGGGTGACTCACATGAGAACCATCAGCAGGGAAAGGTCCTGATTGACATTGACCTTGCACAATATGGTGGGAAGATTGTAAAGGAGATAATATGGCTGTAA
- a CDS encoding glucosaminidase domain-containing protein produces MRRYIFLFFSFLYMLSAIAAGPAKWNQVYQAYIDQYKDMAIEGMLKYGVPASITLAQGLLESGAGRGRLVRQGNNHFGIKCHGWKGRTITHDDDAIGECFRAYDSALESYEDHCKFLRDRPRYRSLFSLDRSDYRGWAHGLKRAGYATNPAYAQSLINLIELYKLYEYDKAKHYDRFMAHHSGENMSARDAGNNRTTTTQIAGAHAIHKYNENYYVVVRQGDTFKSLSKELDISARKLAKYNERDKKDRLVEGEFIWLKKKLSKAPKTFKKRPYYVRKSESLYDIAQKYGIRLKSLVKKNEKIAERGLQIGDEVRLY; encoded by the coding sequence ATGCGACGATATATCTTCCTTTTTTTCTCATTCCTCTATATGTTGTCAGCCATAGCGGCTGGTCCGGCAAAATGGAATCAGGTCTATCAGGCTTATATTGACCAGTACAAGGACATGGCTATTGAGGGTATGCTGAAGTATGGCGTGCCTGCCAGCATCACCTTGGCACAAGGTCTGTTGGAGAGCGGAGCTGGTCGTGGAAGGCTTGTCCGTCAGGGTAATAATCACTTTGGTATCAAGTGTCATGGTTGGAAAGGACGTACGATTACTCATGATGATGATGCGATAGGAGAGTGTTTCCGTGCATACGACAGTGCATTGGAGAGTTATGAAGACCACTGCAAATTCCTTCGTGATCGTCCACGTTATAGAAGTCTGTTTAGTCTGGACAGGAGTGATTATCGTGGATGGGCACATGGACTGAAGCGTGCCGGATATGCAACTAATCCTGCATACGCACAGAGTCTGATAAATCTTATCGAGCTTTATAAACTTTATGAGTATGACAAGGCGAAGCATTATGACCGCTTCATGGCTCATCATAGTGGAGAGAACATGTCTGCCCGTGATGCTGGTAACAATCGCACAACTACTACTCAGATAGCAGGAGCGCATGCAATCCATAAATACAATGAGAACTACTATGTAGTTGTAAGGCAAGGTGATACGTTTAAGTCTTTGAGTAAGGAGTTGGATATCAGTGCTCGTAAGTTGGCTAAATATAATGAGCGTGATAAGAAAGACCGTCTTGTTGAGGGTGAGTTTATCTGGTTGAAGAAGAAACTGTCGAAGGCACCGAAGACCTTTAAGAAACGTCCATATTATGTGCGCAAGTCAGAAAGTCTGTATGATATAGCGCAGAAGTATGGTATCCGACTGAAGAGCCTTGTTAAGAAGAACGAGAAGATTGCTGAGCGTGGGCTGCAGATAGGAGATGAAGTTCGGTTATACTAA
- a CDS encoding CobW family GTP-binding protein → MKIKETPVLLLTGYLGSGKTTLVNKILSNKKGIKFAVIVNDIGEVNIDADLIEAGGVVDQKDDSLVALQNGCICCTLKMDLIQQLNEIVSQQKFDYIVIEASGICEPAPIAQTICAYPQMYPDLAKNGKAILDSIVTVVDARRMCDEFSAGNDLLKKDLQEDDLENLLIQQIEFCNIILLNKVDDVNKEELGLVKSIIRSLQPKAEIIECNYGDVDLDKIINTRDFNFDKVATSASWIAEIEGHDEEEEHEHEEHGHHHEHHHHHHNLENEESGEALEYNIQTFVYYARKPFDINFFDDFVARQWPKQIIRCKGLCYFSNEKDVCYVFEQAGKQVSLRNAGQWYATMPQFQLREFLEKNPKLKKDWEEPYGDRMQKLVFIGQDLDKEAITKALDTCLTDF, encoded by the coding sequence TTAAGTTTGCCGTTATCGTCAATGACATCGGCGAGGTGAACATTGATGCCGACCTGATTGAGGCTGGTGGTGTTGTTGATCAGAAAGATGACTCACTCGTTGCACTCCAGAATGGTTGCATCTGCTGTACGCTGAAAATGGACTTAATCCAGCAACTGAACGAGATCGTATCACAGCAGAAGTTCGACTACATTGTCATTGAGGCAAGTGGCATCTGTGAACCGGCACCGATTGCACAGACTATCTGCGCTTACCCACAGATGTACCCGGACTTGGCAAAGAACGGTAAAGCCATACTCGATTCCATCGTGACCGTTGTTGACGCACGACGTATGTGCGATGAATTCTCTGCTGGTAACGACCTCTTGAAGAAAGACCTGCAAGAAGACGATCTTGAGAACCTGCTTATCCAGCAGATTGAATTCTGCAACATTATTCTCCTTAACAAGGTTGATGATGTAAACAAAGAAGAATTGGGACTGGTAAAGAGCATCATCCGTTCACTCCAGCCCAAGGCTGAGATTATTGAATGCAACTATGGTGACGTTGACCTTGACAAAATCATCAACACCAGGGATTTCAACTTTGACAAAGTAGCAACATCTGCTTCGTGGATTGCTGAGATTGAAGGACATGATGAAGAAGAAGAGCATGAACATGAAGAACATGGTCACCATCATGAGCATCACCACCATCATCACAATCTGGAGAATGAAGAGAGCGGAGAAGCCTTGGAATATAACATCCAGACTTTCGTTTATTACGCACGTAAACCATTTGACATCAACTTCTTTGATGACTTCGTAGCACGTCAGTGGCCTAAGCAGATTATCCGTTGTAAGGGACTGTGCTATTTCTCCAACGAGAAGGATGTCTGTTATGTTTTCGAGCAGGCAGGCAAACAAGTGAGCCTACGCAATGCCGGTCAGTGGTATGCCACCATGCCACAGTTCCAACTACGTGAATTCTTGGAGAAAAATCCTAAACTGAAGAAAGACTGGGAAGAACCTTACGGTGACCGTATGCAAAAGTTGGTTTTCATTGGTCAGGACCTCGACAAAGAGGCTATCACAAAAGCACTTGATACATGCCTGACTGACTTCTAA